CTCTCACCGCCTGGCCCCAACAATGGGAACAAGGGGAACCACCCCCTCTTCTCCTACATCCCCCAAACCGGGCGCGGTCGCCCCCTTTCCAGCCACGAGGCTATCGTCAGCCTCGTCGCCAACACTCCCACCGCCGCCGGCCTTAAGGTGAGGCGCCAACTCGATAACAACGAGTACCCGACCGGCGTGCGGGTGTCCGATGCCGAACTTAATACTGTGCGCTTGGAGCGCTCCGAGTTCCATGGTGATTGGAATTACGCAATACACCCTCAAGAGCAGTTATGAGTTATTTTGTTACGGATCCTTAGGCCATCGCGAAGCGATTTCGTTCTTCTTCTGTGTCAAGGATAATTAGCCTACCCTTTCTCATTAGTTTTTACATATTACCAGGGGCTCCAGCCTTATTTAACTTAGGGCGTTTGTCAGCAATTACCTGCCGT
Above is a genomic segment from Desulfotomaculum sp. containing:
- a CDS encoding ISAzo13 family transposase, producing the protein LSPPGPNNGNKGNHPLFSYIPQTGRGRPLSSHEAIVSLVANTPTAAGLKVRRQLDNNEYPTGVRVSDAELNTVRLERSEFHGDWNYAIHPQEQL